In Kryptolebias marmoratus isolate JLee-2015 linkage group LG4, ASM164957v2, whole genome shotgun sequence, the following proteins share a genomic window:
- the hrh1 gene encoding histamine H1 receptor, which yields MMESGLSPFTDFLDLNTNYSNKNWSSLLRHSHNQTLHNPFHYALLGVSLGLLSLLTIIMNLLVLYAVKKEKTLHTVGNLYIVSLSVADLIVGATVMPLNLMYLLEDEWKLGRAVCQFWLIMDYVASTASIFSLFILCLDRYRSVRQPLKYLKYRTRGKASVMISGAWLLSMMWIIPILGWRSFTHVDLKPEEENKCDTDFRFVTWFKVITAVFNFYVPSILMLWFYTHIYLAVRQHLRDRERIIHPADSFGENENGGNAQSPKKSDSKSPKIENDSSVKTSKKERLLDQNTLDQTYSLEEADKSKAAPFRAHRKIGVKCQQTSLLTMTTKRLRMARKAKTCSLSPEERQPDAEIPLSRPSAPQDTTCSGGNNEAKLQASLNECHVTVTNSVSRVCGSSQVSDVQRYTSVLYNSYDPSQALPWPKEGAEDAKIDPDNAVTLKQAWHRFIDQSRHRIQSLRIHKEHKAAKQLGFIIAAFLLCWIPYFIVFMVMAFCPECVHHDLHMFTIWLGYMNSTLNPFIYPLCNGNFKRVFKNILKINF from the coding sequence ATGATGGAATCTGGTCTGTCGCCTTTCACGGACTTTCTCGACCTAAACACCAACTACAGCAACAAGAATTGGAGTAGCCTTCTGAGGCACAGTCACAACCAGACCCTTCACAACCCCTTCCACTACGCCCTTCTGGGGGTTTCTCTGGGACTCCTCTCTCTTCTCACCATCATAATGAACCTGCTCGTTCTCTATGCcgtgaagaaagaaaagactcTCCACACCGTCGGGAACCTGTACATCGTTAGTCTGTCGGTGGCTGATCTGATCGTAGGGGCGACAGTCATGCCTCTGAACCTGATGTATCTGTTGGAGGATGAGTGGAAGCTGGGACGGGCTGTGTGCCAGTTTTGGCTGATCATGGACTACGTGGCAAGCACAGCTTCCATTTTCAGCTTGTTTATCTTGTGCTTGGATCGGTATCGCTCGGTCAGACAGCCACTCAAGTACCTGAAATATCGAACACGAGGAAAAGCCAGTGTGATGATCTCCGGAGCCTGGCTGCTGTCAATGATGTGGATAATTCCTATTTTGGGATGGAGGTCTTTCACACATGTAGACCTTAAACCTGAGGAGGAGAACAAGTGTGACACAGACTTTCGTTTTGTCACGTGGTTCAAGGTCATCACTGCAGTTTTCAACTTCTACGTGCCCTCAATTTTGATGTTGTGGTTTTACACGCACATCTACTTGGCCGTAAGGCAGCACctaagagacagagagagaatcATTCATCCAGCAGATTCATTTGGGGAAAATGAGAATGGAGGAAATGCTCAAAGTCCGAAGAAAAGCGACTCCAAATCACCCAAAATCGAAAATGACTCCTCggtgaaaacatcaaaaaaggAACGGCTGCTGGACCAGAACACTCTTGACCAGACATATTCCCTTGAAGAAGCTGATAAAAGCAAAGCTGCTCCATTTAGAGCTCACAGGAAAATAGGTGTAAAGTGCCAGCAGACGTCACTGCTTACCATGACAACAAAAAGACTAAGAATGGCACGCAAAGCAAAAACAtgctctctgtctcctgaagaGAGGCAGCCAGACGCTGAGATTCCCCTGAGCCGACCGTCAGCTCCACAGGATACGACATGCTCAGGTGGAAACAATGAGGCCAAACTTCAAGCCTCTTTAAATGAATGTCATGTCACAGTGACAAACTCGGTGAGCAGAGTGTGCGGTAGCAGTCAGGTGTCAGACGTTCAGAGGTACACATCTGTTCTCTACAACAGCTACGACCCAAGTCAAGCTCTGCCGTGGCCCAAGGAAGGTGCTGAAGACGCTAAGATAGACCCAGATAACGCAGTGACTCTGAAACAAGCGTGGCACAGGTTTATTGACCAGTCACGGCACCGGATTCAAAGTCTGCGGATCCATAAGGAGCACAAAGCAGCCAAGCAGTTAGGTTTTATAATTGCTGCTTTCCTACTGTGTTGGATACCGTACTTCATAGTTTTTATGGTGATGGCATTCTGCCCAGAGTGTGTGCATCATGATCTTCACATGTTCACCATTTGGCTCGGTTATATGAACTCCACTCTGAACCCATTCATATATCCGCTCTGCAACGGGAACTTCAAACGGGTCTTCAAAAATATACTCAAAATTAATTTCTGA